The nucleotide sequence TTGCCTCGAGCCAGATCCGCAGGGAGCCCGACAGAGACATTCTTGGCCTCTAGCTTTGGGTTCGTCTCTCTTTCAAGCTCGGCTTGGAGGGAGCGAACTCGCTGCTGCGCGACGTCGcgctcttggcaggcctggtcGCGCTCATTGCGGGCCGTGTTGCGCTCCGAGCGAAGCCTCTCCACGGTCTAGGACAGCCCGTCTCGCTCCTTGCGCAGCCGATCGACCGCCGCCACATCCTGGCTCACCCTTGTCTCCAGGGCCGTGAGCTTTTCCTCGGCCCCCAGCTTTAGgtccctttctttctcaacctcgcCTAGGAGGTCGAGGATCCGCTGGCGGGTTTCAGCGTCCCTCTAgagtagctcatcccactccttcctgATCCACGCGGCCTCTTCGTCATCCCTGCGCGACCTCTCTGACAGGTCCGCAAGCATCTTCTTGGCGTCATCGGCATGACGACGGGCATCGGCCTCTCGGATCCAAAGGTTGGCTGCCTCCTCGGCGAGGGGAGTCAGTTCAGCCACCCTCTGCTGGGCAGTGGCAAGCTGCGCTGCCACCTCCCCGCGCAGCCGTGCCTCCTCGACGAGCCGATCCTAAACGTCCTTCTACTGATGCTGGAacttggacttcttctggctgCGAGCCATAAGAGATTGCGGGGAGACATGAGTCAGAAACACGGAAAACCAAGCAGAAGAAAGACGAGAAGTAGGATCACGTAGTACCTGGCCAGCTGGGGTGACGATGTCGCGCAGCACGCCCATCGCATTATCTAGGGCCTCGAGTGCGGACGAGACCCCTATGTCGATGCTCTCCCGCTCCATGTCCTCGGTGGCGTCGTTATGGGTGAAGAGCGTCGACGTCGGGTCCCGCCGATCCACCCACCAAAGCAGGGGCTCTCCATCGTTTACGAGTCGCCGCCCGTCAGGACCAAGGCCCGGGACAACTCTTCGCAGGCCCTAGGTGTCGTCAATCCCTCTAGCCACGACATCTCCGCTGGGACAGCCTTCCCAGCGGCGGAAGGGGCCAGCGGTGCGGATGCAGACCCCTGCTCCACCACCACGACTTCCGGGGACGCCTCGGCTACGTCCCCCTCCATCCAACCCGCCTCGGGCACCGTCACCTGCGCCGCCGACGACACGGGTCACGCAGTCACCTCTTGCGGCGTCGCGTCTACATCCGACCGAGACCCGCCCATCACGGGCACCTCCATCTGCGTTGGTGGGGTCATACCTGGCTGCACCACCCTCTTAGCTCCGTCGTCGCCGTCAGTGTTGTGGCCGCGACCAGCTGCTCCATGCCCACCGTGGGCACCTCTTGCGCGCCCGCATCCACCTGTCCCCCCGAGGGCACTAACGTCGCCGCCGGCGGCGCCTGTCCAGCCAGCGACGTGGCTGCCCCGGCGTCGCTCCCGCCCGATCCGGGCACGATGCCAGCCGACTGTTGCTGCATCACCAAgagggcgacgctcttctttggcgccagcGCCAGGGAATTCTGAAGCCTGCCGGCGCTGCAAAGGGGCAAAGAACGTAAGCCACGGCGAGATCTGATTAAATCAAAGGAACAGAGCAGTTGGTAGCTCACCTCGGCGCCAAAGGGCGGCAGGCATGTTTGGGGGACGAACCACCCGACCCCTACTTTGTCTCATCGGTACGCGGGCGCTTCGAGCCTACCCTTTGCTCCGAAGACCCAGACGGGGCGGAGCGGCTCGCCTTCGATGGCTCCTAGGGCACGTCGGTAGTACGCCCCGCCTCCACCGGCTCTTGGGGTGCGTCGGCGGAGCGACCCGCCACCGTCGGCTCCTGAGATGAGCCCGCCCTCTTGTGGTATGGGAAGGGCCCCGTCGCCTGCAAGAGCGGATCAATACCTGTCAGCACGTCCTTGTTTTtcaggttgtcccactcgatgtCGTCAGCCACCATTTCCCCTTCCTCcggctcctcgtcgtcgtcgtcaacaTCATCAGTGTCCTCTCCTCGTTCTCGCGCCCGCAGCCTCCTTTGCTGCTCTCTCCTCctatcctccttcgccttcctttgCCGCTCGTTCTCAGCGCGGTTCGCCGCCCTCACAGCCAGGTCCCTCGGCAACGGCGCCGGATGGTCCGTGAGGATGAGATCCCTCGGCTGGCCCTGTCCCCTCTCAAAATCAGATTAACAGGGTCGGGAAATCAATCGGAGGAGAAGaggctagagagagggagacttACGAACTGCACAAAGCCCGGTTCTGGCCACATCGGAGGATGCCCCGGCACTAGGTAGATGAAGCCGAGGATGGCGCCCGTGTCGCCCCATGGGggatccatcgcctccttgatgcgttgcgcaaTCTCAAAGTTGGGGAGCGCCTCCTCGGTGAGCGCCGTTTCCTCGAGCTACGTGCCCGGCGCCATCAGGTGTAGCGGGAGAGCGCGCGCCAGCAACGACGCCACCCTACTCGCGTGGCGCCCGGAGAACTCCGGTAGAGGGGCGGCAGCTTTAttcttcaagtagaaccactgcgagtgccaccccttgttggacgtcgaTAGTCGCATAGACGGGTACTCTCCAGCCCGATTGTTCCGTAGTTGGATGCTGGCGCATCCCATCAGCATGTGCAGCTCCGCCCGGCCCCTCTCCCTCTTGTTCTGGAGGTTGACGGCGAAGAAGTGTCTCCACAAGTCgaagtggggactgatccccaagaatccttcacacaacgcgATGAAAggcgccatgtgctggatcccgttggggttgaggtgctgcagctcaatCTTGTAATAGGACAGTAGCCCCCAGAGGAATCGATGGGCGGGGGTCGTGAGCCCGAGCTCATAGAAGTGCGCGAACGACACAAACATAGCCTTCCGGTGACGACGACGACTCCTCGTCGCCGGGCAGCACCCACTCTTCTGTCGTGGTCCGCGCGTGGAGAAGACCACGTCGGATGAGGCCCttcatgcgctggaaggtgatattggagcggcaccatggatccattgaagGTGGGGGCGGATGAACGCGAGTTCGACGGTGGCGAGGATGCGGAGGCAGGAAACCCTAGCGTAGGCTGCGGCGGCAGAGCTACGGGGGTAAGGATGCAGGCGTGCGTATGAAACATGGAGGGCTAACCTTTGATTTTATAGGGGGATACGGAGGCAAGGAACCAACCGTCCGCCTAGATCCCTATGCCCGCCGCATCCTGTCACCACGTCTCATCGTGGGGCGTGCACACACGACCTCTGGCCGTCCCCTCGGAGAACGCGCCGGATATTTTGCCTCCCCGAACGGGCCAAGACCCGTCAAAgtaagagggatacggagctgaaaacgctcctacggcccatctaggcccaagaagttcgaaggttggcccactaaCGGGCTCGACAATCGCTCTAGGGctcctttagagtgaggggtgaaaaggatgggcccgctagcggccagtacccgggcGCATGAGCGCCACGGCCATCctagcccatgttcgagtctcggTCGGTGtacaatccatggtttttcctcgaagaaaggcagagagcccttgggaccggtcgaacggacccgagaactatatggattggtcgctgagaatctagagtcggtcatgAGCTGACCCAAGCTGGACCCCCGTGAACGGAAAgccggggccccactcggactagcccgttaacagcttaccgagcaccatgtttcgtccatcgaggaaaaacgtggcaCGGCTCCGCCCCTCCGTTTtattgaaaaaatgcttgagggatgacgatcataaagacgagctgacccctcgaccggacccctgcaaTGCGCGGGGGCTCGagagaagttggactcgcaaggagaccgaatacgcGATCGCAGGACGATGGCTCGGATATTAGGGAAGGGTCGgaatcaagagaaatcttttTCGACCCCCTGAATCCTACGGTCACATACCCCCAAGAAGTCCGATCGTGACAAAAGGAAATCGCCGTCCTACCAGGACACGCCGTGGgctacaaaagaaggccaagaccctcagagtcctcccatccaGAAAAGCCtgcaaaggagtattctactcttccacaggcttaggggctacacccaccgggtgcgctcgcacgcacccactggcaagtcaaaaaatcccccaggcgattctactcgaatcgcccgggggctattgtcggggaccaatattagggtacccggaGGTGAgtagctaatggtcatcaacactgATTCACCCGAGCAATCAAGTGCGCGACTACGGCTTCAACCGGTCCCCAGGtgagcaggctccgcctcgcccgacctctaaggcgCGGGTCTCGCCTCGACCGACCCCTGgggcacgggctccgcctcgcccaacggctagagtatgggcttcgcctcgcccgaccacaGGGGtacggactccgcctcgcccgaccgctggggtgcgggctctgcctcgcccgaccccttaaaagggattccgcctcgctcgacccctgagggcacgggcttcgtctcgcccgatccctgggtcgcgggctccgtcttgcccgacgagGGCCCacaccgcctccaaccactacgggtcagaAGGTACgaccccaaggtcaaacttctgacatcgAGCAGGAAGCAGGCACGTCTCGACGTGACCCATGGCCACGACAGGCCACTCTCAGAGgatcacatcaccaacagtgacggGTGTGAGGTCACTGTGCTGCCTACTCCCCGTACGGCCGCTGACCGGCACGTCGGTTCGCCGCGTCGTCCGCCGGGACGGGATGAGACGCCACGACCAGCTGATGACGTCGGggcatggcaccagtggtgaGCAGGAGCCCGGCGTGGAGCCGTCCCCGTCACCATCTACAGCGTCGGCGGGActcgcataaaggagaagaaggacccggcggtTCTGGAGGCCTTCTGCTCCCTcgcttttctctttctttctctatGTAACCggcgccttccccttcacctataaaagggggagCCAGACGCCCCAAGGGGGGAGGGGGATAAGGAACTGAGGGCGAACACACAGCACAACGAGCACGCAGCTGAACAAGCTCAGCAAGACTCTACGCCATTCgttcttttcaccagagacttaggaacttctccctctctcgcccgtttgtaacctctactacaaactttcagtgccggtaacacgagcagcaccgaactggacgtagggacattcagcccgaaccaatataaatccttgtgtcttccgagcacaccatccgagtcagacgCGCAATCTAGAAATTTAGTtgttggtaactcgaaacaccgacaaccggCGTACTGGTAGTGACGTGATAAATGGCGACGGTACTATGATAGTAGCAGGATGATGCGGTGTGACAGTGGAGTAGCTCGACAACACCGCTGCAACAGGCGGCCATTGGACGGCACAAAAGGCTCGGGAGTCGGGACCGATGAGCGCTGGCTACTGACAAAATGGGGAGCAAAATTCATCACCGGTCCCTGAACTTGACCGGCGCTGTCATCCAAGGTCCCTGAACTTGACCGGCGCTGTCATCCAAGGTCCCTGAACTTGGCAGACGATGTCATCCAGGTCCCTGAACTTTCAAGGTGATCACCGCAGGTGCCTAAACTTGGCCGGCAGTGTCATACCGGTCCCTGAACTTTCAAGGTGATCACCGTAGGTCTATAAACCTGGCAAGCAGTATCATCACTATTCAAATGTAATAATATTAAAAGTTACCTATAGTATTGAAAGTTACTTctaattgtaatattattttaaaagttttaataaTACTATTATAGAAGTAACTTTTCTCTGTTATTATAACATTATTGTTGAAGTTTTCAATATTATAATACTATTATTAAAAGTTCCAATACTATAATACTATTATTAAAGGCAACGGATCAGGTGGAAACCAAGCTTATGTGCAAACTTTGGAAACCATCAATCTGGACCGCTGGATCTGCATCCGATGGCTTCAGATAGAGGTGGGCGCGTTTTGCAATTAAACGCCCGCAATTAGCACACTAGTTGCGTTGTTTTGCGAAAACCCCCCAGCGCAAACAGGAGCCTGGTCCGTCGTTCCGGCTGGCAGCGCGTCGATTCGCGCAAGAGCCGTGGATCGCGCGTCCTTCCATCTGGCCGCCGCCGGCGCATCCAGGTCCTTCGACGAGCTGACCCCTGCGTCGGCAAGCGATCGGCAAGAGGTTCTTCCGTCTGGCCGCCGGGAGCCGGGCACACCGGGGACGCCGTCGCGCTCGTCGGCAAGCGATCGGCCTCCACAAGCTGACCCCTGCGTGGATCGAGACGGTTGCGATTTGGAGTCCGCCGTGGAGTTCGTTGGTACATGAGTCCGGTCCTCCTGTTGGTACGTGAGTGTACCATGGATTCGTTCATGGTTGTTTCGATAGTGAGATGCTTGTAACCAATTTGTAACAGATCAGTCTGTAGGCGAAGGCACGTTAAGAGGCCGTGAGTCTGCGCCGCCGCTGCCATGGAGTCCGGCGCGCGTGACGTTCCCGCTGATGTTGTCGTCGCCGTTGATGCTGTCATCGTCGAAGATCCCGTCTCCATCGAGGCTGCCGCCATGGATCATGTCGCTGATGCCGTTGGAGCAAGTGATCCCGTTTCTGCAGATGAACTGGAACATCCTAGCACACCACGGTCAAGTTCCAAAGAAAATTTGAATCCAAGGATTGGAATGATCTTTGATACACTCACAGATGTGGAGGATTTCTACAAGTCATATACACATGAAGCTGGTTTCTCAGTTCGTGTTGGTCAGCACAAGAAGCAAAATGACGAAATATTATTCAAGAGGTATTGTTGTTCAAGGGAAGGGTATAGAAAGGAGAACGTAACAAATGTTAGTGATGATTCTGGGAAGAAAAGAAAGTCACATAATATCATGGAAACTAGATGTGGTTGTGAGGCACATATTGTCGTGAAGCTTGGCAGCGACAAGAAGTATCGAATAGCTTCAATGGTTGAGAAACATAGTCATGGTTTTGTGTCGCCAGATAAGAGGCATTTGCTAAGATCCAACCGTAATATCAGTGAGAGGGCAAAGAGTGCTTTGTTCAATTGTCATAAGGCTAGCATTGGCACCTCACAGGCATATCGACTTCTCCATGTCAGTGAGGGTGGGTTTCAGAATGTTGGGTGCACACTGATGGATTTGAAAAACTATTACCGTGATCTCAGAACCAAAATTAAGGATGCAGATGCACAAATGTTTGTGGCACAACTTGAGCGAAAGAAGGAAGTAAATCCAGCCATCTTTTACGAGTTTATGGTGGATGAACAAGGACGACTTGTTCGTGTATTTTGGGCGGATGCTTTATGCAGGAAAAACTATAGTGTTTTCGGTGATGTGGTTTCGGTAGATGCAACATATACCACCAACCAGTATAACATGAAATTTGTGCCATTCACTGGTGTCAATCATCACTTGCAAAGTGTTTTCCTTGGGGCAGCATTCTTAGCAGATGAAAAGATCGAGTCATATGTATGGTTGTTTAACACCTTTCTTAAGGCTATGGGTGGAGTAGCACCTCATCTAATCACAACTGATGAAGATGCGAGCATGAAAGCCGACAATGCAAGTCTACACACCACTCCTAAATTGATGACACCATGGGCCATAGAGAAGCAATGTAGTGTGATATATACACATAAAGTTTTCACTAAATTTCAGGAACAAATCTTAGCTGCAAGAGACCATTGCATTATTCAAGGTATTTCAGAGAGTGAAGATCTAAAATGTTTCACCCTCAGCAGCCAAACTGGAAAAGACCGAGTTGTTCAAATGAACAAGTCAAACATGTTTGGTAGGTGTTCCTGTAAATTATACGAGTCTTATGGCATCCCATGTCGTCATATCATACAAGTGCTTAGAGCTGAGAAGCAAAGTGAGATACCATCGTTATATATTATGACGCGATGGGAGAAAAGATGTAAAAGGTGTGtactttattttttttctccttCTCTGTTTACCTATATTTTATGTTTTGTACAATAGTCTTGATCAGATATTTAATTTTACAGGGAACTATTCATTGATGAGGAAGGTAACCTACTAGATGAAAAGCCTAAAGATCCTATGGAGGTGGCCTTGTGGAAAAAGATTTCAGATTCACGCAACAAGTTTGAAGATCTTATTCAAATGGCCAAGAACTCCGAAGAAGGGATGGACTTTTTATATTctagtttatccaacctagtcgAGCCTCTCCAAAAGATCACACCTGCTTTGAGAGTTGAAAAACAGGATGAATATGAATCTTTCCTTGGTAGTAAAATTCCAAAAGTGGTCGATATACATCCACCAAATGATGTCAACTCGAGAGGGAGATCCAAAAGAATTAAGAAGAGCAAGGAGACGAAGGAGAAGAAAGCTGGAAGTAAGGGTAAAGGTAATCGGACGTGTCGAAAATGTAAGCAACAAGGGGATCATGATGCACGCAATTGCCCAAACAATATTGTTGGCTGATATTTCAATTGAACAATGTACTATTGTGCGGCGCCAGGCATGGAATGCTTCTTGAAAACACTTTTAGTTAATTGCAATGTACTTGCTTGTCAAATTTGAGATGTCAATTTGCTCCTTTTTTTATTCCAGTTCGACTCTACCTTCAGTTTGATCATCTGGCCGAAGCCATAGTTCACAATGTATATGCACAATATAATAGTTTATTTTCAATTCTGTGACTCCACTGAACTGGAATCAAGTTCTTGCATGAAACTGAACTGAACTGCATTTCACAATGCATCCTAACTGAACAGCATACACATCGCATAAAAAATAGCTTGACAAACTTCAGAAGAACCACTATTTGGTTTCCAATAATTCCTACTACAACAGACAGTAGCAGCTAGATGTCCGTGCTGATGCTTGGCTTCACTACTGCTATGTTCTTCAGTGCCTTTTCTCATTGTCTTCAGTACCCGGCTACAACAGACAGTAGCAAACTAGCAACAGACTGCTATGTTCTTCAGTGCCTTTTCTCATTGGCTTCAGAACTAACATGTCGAGCCAGCTGGGCGGAGACGCAGCCGCGGGGGTGAGCTGCGACGGCGAGAGGCGCAGTTCGGCGGCCCGGCAACGGCGTCGAGGCAGCTGGGCGAGGCCGCGGCCGCGGTGGTGAGGTGCGACGGCTGAGAGCCGCAGCTCGGCGGGCCGGCAACGGCGTCGATCCGGCTCGGCAGGGCGACGGGTGCGGCCAGCCGCGCAtggaagggcggcggcggcggagaaagGCGAGGCGGAGGGCGGGCCGCTCACGCGGCGGGATCTCGCCTGCGACCGAAGGACCTGGATGCGCCGGCGGCGGCCAGATGGAAGGACGCGCGATCCGCGGCTCTTACGCGAATCGACGCGCTGCCAGCCGGAACGACGGACCAGGCTCCTGTTTGCGCTGGGGGGTTTTCGCAAAACAACGCAACTCGTGTGCTAATTGCGGGCGTTTAATTGCAAAACGCGCCCACCTCTATCTGAAGCCATCGGATGCATATCCAGCGGTCCAGATTGATGGTTTCTAAAGTTTGCACATAAGCTTGGTTTCCACCTGATCCGTTGCCATTATGGAAAGTTCTGATGACTCCAAAATTTCCATTTTTTAGACGAACGAGCACTCGAATTGTACTGGATTGTTCTGTGGCGGCCGAGGGATAAGATAAGAATGTTATCAGGTTCCCGAGCTTTCAACTTTGTCTTTGATTCCCTGGAGCACTGATTGATTCTCAGTAGTGGCCACGATACAGATCGAGATAAATcgcaaggagagagagagagagagagagagagagagagagagactgacAAGTGGGGACAGTGACCGTCTCACCGGTGACCTCATCATTTTCTTACAAGGAGCTTCGCTGATCCCTCATAATCCATACAGATTTGAATCAGCTCCCTCGCTCATTTTATGGCTGATGTGGCAAACATTGAGTACAAACCGAGGGTACTatatatacagaccacaaaataCAGTAGAACGAAAAAGCATCGCGTAATGTACATATCTACAATATATACACATGATAACTAGTACAGTAGTACAAAAATACAAGCTCTGCCTGAAGCATGCATCTGAGCGATCCATCCATGACCATGGCTTCATCATCCGGCAACGAAGAGAGCAAAGAAGCCACGGGCGGTGGTGGCGACGGCTGCCGCGACGGCCGAAGGCATGACCGTCGCCACCTTCCACGCGAAGGCCACGGTGAGCAGCGTGGTGAGCGGCCACACCGCGCGCCTCGCCCGCTCGAGCGCCGGGGAACCGGGGGCCGCACGCTCGTAGTCGCGGAGGCAGCGGAAAAGGAGACTGATAGATACTGTAAATACAAATGATAAGCAGTTCAAGCGGGCCATATATCTTTATTTAGAGAGACCTCTTAGAAATATTCACTCGGTATATCCACCATGCTCCCAACATTGCGGTGGTCACTCCAAACAACCTCAAAACTAGGCTAAACAACACATGAGCTGGTACATGTACCCCCATTTTCATCTCGAACAGGAAATTCGTCAAATACCAATAGTCCACTCCAACTGTCCAACACCAACACCACACTACCGCACCGGACCAGCACAGGCCACCAACACCTCAATTCTTAGCTACAACAAAGCATCACATTATTTCGCTTACAAAGCAACACGGCGAGGAGCTGTGAGAGGTGGAGCGGAACCAACGAGGTCGACAAGCGATGTCGCATGTCTGTGCGATAGGGGTACTGCCTCGCGCGTCGCACACCGCTACCAAAAACAGAGCGGCCCCGAACTCTAGAAGACATCGATCGATGCCCTGGGGTTTTGCCTTTGGTGACTAGGACCACGACTGCTCCTCCGGCCACCGTCCAGAACACGCAGATGCGAGTGACCCCCAATCTCCACATATATTGAGCAAGAAAGACGGAATAGCAGACTCGGCTTTTCTGGTGATCGCGTTACCGAGCCTAGAGGCGATTTTTCTTGGAAAACACTAGAACGGAATATATAGAAGGTTTTATGGGAGAAATTTCAATATTTGACATCCAGTTCGCAAACCTCACAAGATTTAACATTCAACTCGCCTGTCTTTCATAATTTGAATGGGACTGCAAATTGCTTCGATCCAAGAGATTTCATCCATCTACTCTAATTTTCCTTTTCCTGTAATGTCTTCACCTCTCCCCAGCCACCTAAAAGGACGAACCTACCCCTGGCCTAATAGAACATGTCGACTCCCTTTTGCTTCCTTCTATCGTTACTGTAGACTG is from Miscanthus floridulus cultivar M001 unplaced genomic scaffold, ASM1932011v1 fs_877_1_2, whole genome shotgun sequence and encodes:
- the LOC136533402 gene encoding protein FAR-RED ELONGATED HYPOCOTYL 3-like — translated: MTPWAIEKQCSVIYTHKVFTKFQEQILAARDHCIIQGISESEDLKCFTLSSQTGKDRVVQMNKSNMFGRCSCKLYESYGIPCRHIIQVLRAEKQSEIPSLYIMTRWEKRCKRELFIDEEGNLLDEKPKDPMEVALWKKISDSRNKFEDLIQMAKNSEEGMDFLYSSLSNLVEPLQKITPALRVEKQDEYESFLGSKIPKVVDIHPPNDVNSRGRSKRIKKSKETKEKKAGSKGKGNRTCRKCKQQGDHDARNCPNNIVG
- the LOC136533397 gene encoding protein FAR1-RELATED SEQUENCE 5-like; translation: MESGARDVPADVVVAVDAVIVEDPVSIEAAAMDHVADAVGASDPVSADELEHPSTPRSSSKENLNPRIGMIFDTLTDVEDFYKSYTHEAGFSVRVGQHKKQNDEILFKRYCCSREGYRKENVTNVSDDSGKKRKSHNIMETRCGCEAHIVVKLGSDKKYRIASMVEKHSHGFVSPDKRHLLRSNRNISERAKSALFNCHKASIGTSQAYRLLHVSEGGFQNVGCTLMDLKNYYRDLRTKIKDADAQMFVAQLERKKEEKL